The following proteins are encoded in a genomic region of Glycine soja cultivar W05 chromosome 17, ASM419377v2, whole genome shotgun sequence:
- the LOC114391816 gene encoding BTB/POZ domain-containing protein At2g24240-like gives MGVQKDRVKFNVGGRVMETTSTTLANAGRNSMFGAMFDDNWNLIPNNDNNKNERFIDRNPDCFAILLDLLRTGELHVPPSIPEKLLYREALYYGLLDHVRAAKWGPFDGNRLRLSRSLQGQAPGDGTAVRAGPDGGCCVAHGSMVHVYDWMLEEHRPLNLDYQRVNDVGWVDSDNVVIGVSERLGRGDGGMGLFSSHTGELRYKFHVCHDNQVKSYTAGALSFSSDYKIFSSCKGRSNEYGVGVWDQVTGKQIDFFYEPLGWSLGDADKLQWMEGSNCLLVATMFPRKDNCYISLLDFRDKKMVWCWSDVGAPFAVDEKRVRDAIAMEDNNSICVVNEFEDLGFMDLRSSAANSIRWSSRSRLMKGKMPEEPCYPKLALHGGQLFSSMNDCISVFCGPEWVLTSRLRRSYGGSICDFSIGGDRLFALHSEENVVDIWETPTPPII, from the coding sequence ATGGGGGTTCAGAAAGACAGGGTGAAATTCAACGTGGGTGGCAGGGTGATGGAAACGACATCCACAACCCTTGCCAATGCAGGGCGCAATTCAATGTTCGGGGCAATGTTCGACGACAATTGGAACCTCATACCAAACAACGACAACAACAAGAACGAAAGATTCATCGATCGCAACCCGGATTGCTTCGCGATCCTCCTCGATCTGCTCCGAACCGGCGAGCTCCACGTCCCACCCAGCATCCCGGAGAAGCTCCTCTACAGGGAGGCCCTCTACTACGGCCTATTGGACCACGTGCGCGCCGCCAAGTGGGGCCCATTCGACGGCAACAGATTAAGGTTGTCGCGGTCCCTGCAGGGCCAGGCACCGGGCGACGGAACCGCCGTCCGGGCGGGCCCGGATGGCGGCTGCTGCGTTGCGCACGGCAGCATGGTTCACGTCTATGACTGGATGTTGGAAGAACACCGTCCTCTGAACCTCGATTACCAGAGGGTCAACGATGTTGGTTGGGTTGACTCCGACAACGTGGTTATCGGAGTCAGCGAGCGCCTCGGGCGAGGTGACGGCGGGATGGGGCTGTTCAGCTCCCACACAGGGGAGCTGAGATACAAGTTTCACGTCTGTCATGACAATCAGGTGAAAAGTTACACTGCTGGAGCTCTGAGTTTCAGTTCGGATTATAAGATATTTTCTAGCTGCAAAGGGAGGAGTAATGAGTATGGTGTTGGGGTTTGGGATCAGGTTACTGGGAAGCAGATTGATTTCTTCTACGAGCCTTTGGGGTGGTCCCTTGGGGATGCTGATAAGCTTCAGTGGATGGAAGGGAGCAATTGTTTGTTGGTGGCTACTATGTTTCCTAGGAAGGACAACTGTTACATTAGTCTTTTGGATTTCAGGGACAAGAAGATGGTGTGGTGTTGGTCTGATGTGGGGGCTCCTTTTGCCGTCGATGAGAAACGGGTCAGGGATGCTATTGCCATGGAAGATAATAACTCCATTTGTGTGGTAAATGAGTTTGAGGATTTGGGGTTCATGGATTTGAGAAGTTCTGCTGCCAATAGCATTAGGTGGAGCTCCAGGAGTAGGTTGATGAAGGGGAAGATGCCTGAGGAACCATGTTATCCTAAACTGGCATTGCATGGGGGACAGCTTTTTTCGTCCATGAATGATTGCATTTCGGTGTTCTGTGGTCCTGAATGGGTTTTGACGTCTAGGCTCAGACGAAGCTATGGTGGTTCAATTTGTGATTTTTCCATTGGAGGGGATAGGCTTTTCGCGCTTCATAGTGAGGAGAATGTGGTTGATATTTGGGAGACTCCAACACCACCaattatatga
- the LOC114393510 gene encoding omega-6 fatty acid desaturase, chloroplastic-like translates to MVRKGFRRQRNFVTRNKVTVIRAVAIPVQPAPVESAEYRKQLAEDYGFRQIGESLPDDVTLKDVINSLPKEVFEIDDVKAWKSVLISVTSYALGIFLISKAPWYLLPLAWAWTGTAITGFFVIGHDCAHKSFSSNKLVEDIVGTLAFMPLIYPYEPWRFKHDRHHAKTNM, encoded by the exons ATGGTGCGG AAAGGGTTCAGGCGTCAAAGGAATTTCGTTACTAGGAATAAGGTTACTGTCATACGTGCCGTGGCAATTCCCGTACAACCAGCTCCGGTGGAAAGTGCGGAGTATAGAAAACAACTAGCTGAAGACTACGGTTTCAGGCAAATTGGAGAGTCGCTTCCTGATGATGTTACTTTAAAGGATGTCATCAATTCCCTTCCTAAGGAG gtcTTTGAGATTGATGATGTGAAAGCATGGAAATCTGTTTTGATATCTGTCACTTCTTATGCACTGGGGATCTTCTTGATTTCCAAAGCTCCCTGGTATCTTCTTCCTCTGGCTTGGGCATGGACAGGGACTGCAATAACTGGG TTCTTTGTTATAGGACATGATTGTGCTCACAAATCATTTTCGTCTAACAAATTGGTAGAGGACATTGTTGGAACTTTGGCCTTTATGCCCCTGATTTATCCATATGAGCCTTGGCGATTTAAGCATGACAGGCATCATGCAAAAACAAACATGTAA